Proteins from one Gossypium raimondii isolate GPD5lz chromosome 8, ASM2569854v1, whole genome shotgun sequence genomic window:
- the LOC105791562 gene encoding reticulon-like protein B5, with product MAEESESKQSAVESMMEKISQKIHGHDSSSSSDSDSDHEKPASPSSVKAKIYRLFGRERPVHHVLGGGKPADVFLWRNKKISAGVLGGATAIWVLFELIEYHLLALICHISILCLALLFLWSNAHTFIHKSPPRIPEIHLPEEPFLQVASALAIELNQGLKLLRDIASGRNLKEFLMVIAAFWVLSIVGSWCNFLTLFYICFVLLHTVPVLYEKYEDKVDPFAEKAAIEIKKQYAVFDAKVLSKIPMGPLKAKKV from the exons ATGGCGGAGGAATCGGAGAGTAAGCAGTCGGCGGTGGAGTCGATGATGGAGAAGATCAGCCAGAAGATTCACGGCCATGATTCATCGTCATCTTCGGATTCGGATTCGGATCATGAGAAACCGGCTTCTCCTTCTTCCGTTAAGGCTAAGATTTATCGGTTGTTTGGAAGAGAGAGACCAGTTCATCATGTGCTTGGTGGTGGAAAAC CTGCTGATGTGTTCTTGTGGAGGAACAAGAAGATTTCAGCTGGTGTCCTTGGTGGAGCAACCGCAATTTGGGTCCTTTTTGAGTTGATTGAATACCACCTACTTGCTTTAATCTGTCACATTTCGATACTCTGTCTTGCACTACTGTTTTTGTGGTCCAATGCTCATACCTTCATCCACAA GTCCCCACCTCGCATCCCCGAAATTCATTTGCCAGAGGAGCCATTCCTCCAAGTTGCCTCTGCATTGGCAATTGAACTTAACCAGGGATTGAAACTTCTGCGAGATATTGCATCTGGAAGAAATCTGAAGGAGTTCCTTATG GTTATAGCTGCATTCTGGGTTCTGTCAATTGTGGGGAGTTGGTGCAACTTCTTGACCTTGTTCTATATAT GTTTCGTATTGCTGCACACGGTACCTGTATTATACGAGAAGTACGAGGATAAGGTAGACCCATTTGCAGAGAAGGCTGCGATCGAGATTAAAAAACAATATGCAGTATTTGATGCCAAGGTTCTGAGTAAAATTCCAATGGGCCCTTTGAAGGCCAAGAAGGTTTAA